Genomic window (Pseudovibrio brasiliensis):
GGAGTGTCGCCGTTAAGTGGGTTTTTCTTGGAGCGTTTGTATTTGATGGTCTCAAAGTGCATGCTCAGGGTATCAGCCAGCAACATGCGCCCGATCAGGCCTTCACCAAATCCAACAATCTCTTTGATCACCTCAAGAGCCTGAAGCGTGCCAACAAGGCCGGTCAATGCACCCAACACACCTGCTTCAGTACAGGTAGGGATGGAACCAGCTTCAGGGCGTTTCGGGAAAAGGCAGCGGTAGGTTGGGTTAATATAGTTGCCGTCATCATCCTGCACGAAGGGTTTCAGCAGTGTAACAGATCCGTCAAACTGCCCCACAGCAGCGGTAACCAAAGGACGCCCGGCATAAAAACACGCATCCGAAACGAGGTAACGGGTAGCAAAGTTATCAGAGCCATCAACGACGATATGGTAGTCATTGATCAGCGCCATTGCGTTCTGCCCGTTGATGCGGGTCGGATGCGGAACAACGCGCACATTCGGGTTCAGGCGCGCAATCGCTTCCGCCGCGCTGGCAACCTTAGGCTCCCCCAGTTTTTCAGTATCATGGATGATCTGACGCTGAAGATTGGAGAGAGACACAACATCATCATCAACAATGCCGATGGTGCCGATACCCGCCGCTGCAAGGTATTGCAGAACCGGAGCACCAAGTCCCCCTGCTCCAATCACCAGAACACGCGCAGCTTTTAGTTTTTGTTGTCCTGGGCCGCCCACATCGCGCAGCACGATATGACGAGCGTAACGTTCCAGTTCAGAAGCGGTAAGGGAAAGCAAGTGGGACTCCAATAGTTTAGCCGAGCAGGCGGCTCACCAGTCGGGCTGTGTAATCCACCATGGGAATGACACGCGCATAGTTGAGGCGAGTCGGCCCGATAACACCAAGAACGCCCACAACGCGCTGTTCACTATCGCGGTATGGGGAAACGATCAAGGAAGAACCGGAAAGCGAGAACAGCTTGTTTTCCGAGCCGATAAAAATACGTACGCCTTCACCGCCCTTGGCAAGATCCAACAGCCGGATCAGCTCGCTTTTGTTCTCAAGGTCATCAAATAACAGAC
Coding sequences:
- a CDS encoding HesA/MoeB/ThiF family protein, producing MLSLTASELERYARHIVLRDVGGPGQQKLKAARVLVIGAGGLGAPVLQYLAAAGIGTIGIVDDDVVSLSNLQRQIIHDTEKLGEPKVASAAEAIARLNPNVRVVPHPTRINGQNAMALINDYHIVVDGSDNFATRYLVSDACFYAGRPLVTAAVGQFDGSVTLLKPFVQDDDGNYINPTYRCLFPKRPEAGSIPTCTEAGVLGALTGLVGTLQALEVIKEIVGFGEGLIGRMLLADTLSMHFETIKYKRSKKNPLNGDTPKTWAEMLETEHG